From Hydractinia symbiolongicarpus strain clone_291-10 chromosome 11, HSymV2.1, whole genome shotgun sequence, the proteins below share one genomic window:
- the LOC130613819 gene encoding uncharacterized protein LOC130613819: MGLKEDLLRIGEGEKQMREIYQKLVQAISRCEENKARLGSKDFYDKMGDFFYSGNKDRLKAFEKSIGELIDLFKQSKDFANENQTTLGCVKNLVMTFEELSHMFSEMIPNIELRIAMPDLFEKSSTPPLVFMIGTFVGIIGAAILVITGVLTGLGAIAAFAILEGILMVITGIMRGYERKKGFEDGKEAYDKNKKKMYDELYTPLKELSRQLNQWFSAVATELKGAGLEDINVDDKPALVHVLQQYAEKVRDFKNSYTFVVRLVKNAQMDINEAMDNLEIKAENRKCLKLWYYYVECKEKIDDIAKSVGLTEKEKCEYTVLLMLKDGKSSAAIAKATGIAEKIIEEKRIKIQSISEGG; the protein is encoded by the coding sequence ATGGGTTTAAAGGAAGATCTCCTACGCATTGGCGAAGGTGAGAAACAAATGAGAGAGATATATCAGAAGTTGGTGCAAGCAATTTCACGGTGCGAAGAAAACAAGGCAAGGCTTGGGAGCAAGGACTTTTACGACAAAATGGGTGATTTCTTTTATTCGGGAAATAAAGACAGACTAAAGGCGTTCGAAAAATCCATCGGAGAGttaattgatttatttaaacaatcaaAAGATTTCGCAAATGAAAATCAAACAACTCTAGGCTGCGTCAAAAACCTGGTCATGACATTTGAAGAATTGAGTCACATGTTTAGTGAAATGATTCCAAACATCGAACTGCGAATAGCAATGCCTGACCTTTTCGAAAAATCAAGCACTCCTCCGTTGGTGTTTATGATCGGAACTTTTGTGGGAATTATAGGCGCAGCCATTTTAGTCATAACTGGAGTTTTAACCGGTCTGGGTGCAATCGCTGCATTTGCGATATTAGAAGGCATTCTGATGGTCATAACAGGTATAATGCGAGGTTATGAACGAAAGAAAGGCTTCGAAGATGGAAAAGAAGCATAcgacaaaaacaagaaaaagatgTACGACGAGTTATACACACCGTTGAAAGAATTATCCCGACAGTTAAATCAGTGGTTTAGCGCTGTCGCGACCGAGTTAAAAGGGGCTGGATTGGAGGACATTAACGTTGACGATAAACCAGCGTTAGTTCATGTTCTTCAACAATATGCTGAGAAAGTAAGAGATTTTAAGAATTCTTACACTTTTGTTGTCCGTCTTGTGAAAAACGCGCAAATGGATATCAATGAAGCAATGGATAACTTGGAAATTAAAGCCGAAAATCGAAAATGCTTGAAGTTATGGTATTACTACGTTGAATGCAAGGAAAAGATCGACGATATTGCAAAGTCTGTTGGATTAACGGAAAAAGAAAAGTGCGAGTATACCGTCTTACTGATGCTTAAAGATGGCAAATCATCAGCAGCTATTGCCAAAGCAACAGGAATCGCCGAAAAAATAATCGAGGAGAAGCGAATAAAAATTCAAAGTATATCAGAAGGcggataa